Below is a genomic region from Leptotrichia shahii.
TCACTTATGCAAATTTATCAGACGTTATTTAAAGAACATAGCAAGATAATTGGACAGCTTTTATTGACAAAAGAGGAATTTTCAAATAGAAAAAGATATTTGAATATGAGAAATGTTTGTAATGCCTTTTTGAAAAGAAAAATTATTCCAATTATAAATGAAAATGATGCAATCGTATCAAATGCTTTGAAAATAAAAGTTGGCGATAATGACACGATGTCTGCACTTGTTTCAGGATTGATTGATGCCGATTTGTTAATTATTTTATCGGATATTGACGGACTTTATAACAAAAATCCTAGAAAATATGAAGATGCTAACTTAATTAATATGGTTGGGGATATCAGCGAGGACATAAAAAATATGGCAGGAGCAGAAGGCTCAAAATTTGGAACTGGCGGAATGATTACAAAAATTATCGCTGCAGAAATGGTAACAAAAATTGGAACAAGTTTAGTCATTGCAAGCGGAGATGATCCTAGAAATATAACGAGAATTGTTGAAAAAGAAAATATTGGAACACTTTTTGTAAAGAAAAATAAAAAAATTAGCTTGAAAAAATATTGGCTTGCTTATGGACCTAACAAAGAAGGTGTATTGACAATTGATAATGGTGCAAAAACAGCTTTGAAAAATGGTAAAAGTTTATTATCTGTCGGGATAAAATCTGTTGAAGGAAATTTTGACAAAGGAGCGGTTATTGAAATTGAAAATTTGGAGGGAAAAGTAATTGCAACTGGAATTTCAAATTATTCGGCAGAAGAAATAAATCTTATAAAAGGTCTCAAAAGCGAAAATATAGAAGAAATATTAGGTTATAAATACGATGATGCTGTAATTCATATTGACAATGTTGTTATAAAAAAATAATACAGCTAATTTTTAAAAATAAAAAAGTTTTATAAATGGGGGTTGTTCGGAAGTTGCATGATTAGAATTATAATTAAATTGATATCATGAAGCAAGGGAATTTAACCTCTTATATTAATAAAAAGTATAAATTTTATAGTAAAATTAATTTAAAACCGAATTCAGAAGCTATGACTATTTTACTCAAACCTTAAATTTATATGATTTTTAATAGTTTCATTTTGAATAGTTTTGAGTACACATACAAATTTAATAATAAGAAAAGAGGGAAAGTATGAGCTATATAGAAAAACTTGGGAAAAAAGCAAAAATTGCATCAAGAGAACTTTTAAAAACTGGAACAAAAATAAAGAATGATGTTTTACTTGCAATTGCAGATGAATTAGTAAATAAAAAAGAAGAAATAAAAGCGGCAAATAAAATAGATTTGGAAAAAGGCGTGAAGAAAGGGATATCTTCTGCATTGCTGGATAGAATGACTCTTACTGACAGCAGAATTGAAGGAATGGCCCAAAGTCTACGTGAAATGGCTATGTTTCCAGATCCAATTGGAGAAGTCGTTACAGGCTGGAATCACAAAAATGGAATGAATATTTCAAAAAAAAGAGTTCCACTTGGAGTAATCGGAATGATTTATGAATCACGTCCAAATGTTACAGTAGATGCGGCAGGACTTGCAATAAAATCTTCAAATGCGATAATTTTACGTGGTTCAGAAGACGCCTTAAATTCAAATAAATATTTGAATAGTTTATTAAATAGAGTTGCAGATGCTCACGGATTACCAAAAAATACAGTTCAGCTTGTAGAAAAGCCAGAAAGGGAACTTGTAAAAGACTTAATTCGTGCAGATAAGCACATTGACGTAATTATCCCAAGAGGTGGAAAAGGGCTAAAAAGATTCATCATAGAAAACGCAACAATTCCAATGATAGAAACAGGAGCTGGAATTTGTCATATATTTGTAGATGAGACAGCAGATATAAAGCAGGCATTGCCAATTATCGAAAATGCCAAAGTCCAACGTCCAAGCGTATGCAACGCTATTGAAACGGCATTAATTCATGAAAATATTGCAAAAGAAATTTTGCCAGAATTGACGGAAATGCTGTTAAAAGATGGAGTGGAGTTAAGATATACCAAAGAAGCATTGGAAATTGCTGGAAATAGAGCGGATGTGAAATTGGCAACTGAAGAAGATTTTGGAGCAGAATATTTAGATTTGATAATGTCGTTAAAATTAGTTAAAAACGTAGATGAAGCAATTGAATACATAAATAATCACGGAACTCATCATTCTGATTCAATCTTGACAAAATCTATCGAAAATGCTGAAAAATTCCTAAACGAAGTAGATTCAGCCAATGTTTATTTAAACGCTTCAACAAGATTTTCTGACGGAGGAGAATTTGGTTTTGGCGGAGAAATCGGAATTTCCACACAAAAACTTCACGCTCGTGGGCCTATGGGAATTAGGGAACTAACTACGACGAAATATGTGATTAGAGGAGAAGGGCAGATAAGGGAATAAATTTTTTCAATATTATATTTTAGTTTAGAAAGGATAAAATATTTAAAAGGAGGATAGTGTGAATAATAGATATTTAAAGATTTTAATTTTATTAAGTTTTCTTGTATTAAGTTTTGGAATTTTAGCTGAAGATCAGGAAGAAATTATGAGAGTTACACGACAGGAACTGAAAGAATTGAAAATAAATGATAAATCAATTGAAAAAACTTTTGAGGGAATAAAAATGCAAGGAATAGATTTTTCTAAATCAAAAAAACCATTTGAAGAAGCTGTTCAGCTAGATAATAAAAATTATCTTGCCATGTTTTATATTGGAACATACGAAAGAGCATTTAACAAAGATGCCAAAAAAGCAATTGAATATTATCAAAAAGCAATAAATTTAAATCCGAAAAATCCAAGACCATATAACAATCTTGCAATTGCTTATGGATATTTAGGCGATACTAAAAAATCTGATGAAACTATAAAACAGATAATGTCATTATTTCCCGAATATCCAGAAGGATACTATCAATGGGCTTTAAAGTTGTTAGATAATAAAAAATATTCTGAAAGCACAGAATATATGAAAAAAGCGATTGAAAAATATAACAAGATAAAAAAAATTGATTACTGGTATATAACTCAAGACATGAAAAAAAGTTTTATAGTGGATGCTCAAAAAATAATAATTAATAACTATGTAAAACAGGAAAAATTAGCAGAGGCAATAGAGTTTTTCGAAGATTCCTATATTAATATGAAACAGGATAATTCTTCTGTTGTAAATGAATTAATGGAGCTATTGTATTATAAAAATCAAGAATTGTATAAAAATAAAAATTCTAAATTGTACAAAGAAAATTTTGATAAATTGAAATCTATTGAGTTTCTTGGACTTTTAATGGAGGCAAATGATAATTTAAAAGGTAAAAATAAAGTGAAATAGATGAAAATTAGAATTTTTTAATATTATAAATTATTAGTTAAAAAATTTAAAAGATGATAAAGAGCAGTAAAATTGTTCAATATCGTCTTTTTTTTGTAAAAAAATTTTATATTCATTAAAAAAATAAAAAATGATATACAAATATAATAAAAAATGTTATAATTTTAGCAATCCTTGAGAAAGGAGGTAATACTATAATGAGAGTGTTATTGATAAAAATCTTAGTTGAAATTTTATTACAAATAGTAATAATTTTAATTCAAGAATTTTGGAAATAACTAAAAAAGAGAGCTTACTTTGGGGATTAGCTCTCTTTTGATTTGTAACACTACAACGAGAATTTTTATTCTTTTACATTCTTATTATAACATTTTATAATAAAAAAATCAACTCAATTCAAAATAAATTTTTTAATTTTTTGTAAATAAATAGTTAATAAAAAAAATTAAGAAATTTCTGTAACATCCTTCACTTTATAATGTCCAGCCGCATTTACCACATCTGCTATCAGCAAATCGTCAACTTCTTCATTTAAAGTAACTTTTGCATTTTTATCAGAAAGATTTACTTCCACATTTTCCACTTCTGGCAACCCGTATAAAGCCTCTTCTACTTTTTTTGCACAGTTTTCGCAGTGAAGCCCTTCTATTTCGACAAGTTTTTTAATCATTTTAAAAACCTCCATAAAATTTTATTTTTACTAAGGCACAAAATTTTAAATTAATAGTTTTGTGTCAAGTTTATTATATAAAAAAATTAGAGAGAATGCAAGAATTTTTGTATGTGCAATGAATAAAATAAATGTATAATATGAATAAGAAAATATGATATAATAATGTGAAAAATAGAAAATTTAAGAGGTGAAATAGAATGAATCATTACTTTTCAGAAAAGCAGGAAGTAAAGTCAGATAGAAAAATAATAAAATATAAAATAGAAAATAAAAATTTTGAGTTTGTAACAGATAACGGGGTATTTTCAAAGACAAAGGTGGATTTTGGGACAGATGTTATGCTAAAAGTGTTTTTAAGAGAAAATTCGGATAAGAAAAGTCAAAAGTTTGATATACTGGATATTGGCTGTGGATATGGAGTTGTATCAGTTGTTATAAAGTCTTTTTTTGAAAATGCTAGAATTGTTTCATCAGATGTGAATGAGCGAGCTTTAGAGCTTACAAGGGAAAATCTTTTGAAAAATGGAGCTGTAAAAGATGAAAATGATAATTTTGAAGTAAGAAAATCATTTGCATTTGATTATATTTCTAAAAAGTTTGATGTGATTTTATCCAATCCGCCAATTCGGGCTGGAAAACAGACAATTTTTCAGATTTATGAACAAAGTTTTGAACACTTAAATGAAAATGGAGAATTTTACTGTGTAATTCAAACGAAACATGGGGCAAAAAGTACACAAAAAAAACTGGAAGAGGTTTTTGGAAATTGTGAAACTCTGGAAATTAATGCTGGATATAGAATTTTTAGAAGTGTTAAAAAATAGGAGATTTGTTGGAAATTTTTTTAGTGAATTAAGTTAAGCATAGATTATTATAAAAATTTTAAAGTTGTAAGATAAAACATTATTAAAGAATGAAAATTGTGAAATAAAAATAATTGACAAAATGGGATAAATACTGTATTATGATAAGGTAAATAAAAAGTGTCTGTTGTTTTTTGATTTTTATACAAAAATTAAATGTCAAAAATAAATGTAAAAAAACTGGACATTTATTTATTTTTTTGTTATAATAGAAAGGATCCGAGGTGATTATTTATGGCAAAACAGGATGTTCTTGAGCTGGAAGGTGAAATAATCGAAGCATTACCAAATGCGATGTTTCAAGTAAGGCTTGAAAATGGACACGAAGTTTTAGGACATATCTCAGGAAAAATGAGAATGAACTATATAAAAATTTTGCCAGGAGATAAGGTTACGGTTGAAGTTTCTCCGTATGACTTGTCAAGAGGCAGAATTGTATATAGAAAAAAATAACAGTTGGAAGGAGGGTTTTTAGTGAAAGTAAAGGCTTCAGTAAAACCTATTTGTGACAAATGTAAAATTGTTAAACGTCACGGAAAAGTGAGAGTAATATGCGAAAACCCTAAACATAAGCAAATACAAGGATAGTTTCAAAATATTTTTTATTTTAAAAACAGATTAATAAACCTAAAAACATTTTTATTAAATATATATAGATAAAAAAATTACTATGGATATTGAAATAAGATTGTAAAGGTATGTTTAGCTGTAGGGCTTATTCCTTATATTGTGTATGTGAGGGCATATTGAAGAAGATTAAAAATATCAAAACGAGGAGGAAAAAATTTGGCTAGAATAGCAGGAGTAGATATTCCAAGAAATAAAAGAGTAGAAATTTCTTTAACTTATATTTTTGGAATTGGTAGAAGCACTTCAAACAAAATTTTAGGAGCAACTGGTATCGATAGAGATACGAAAGTAAAAGATTTGACAGAAGAACAAGTAGCAAAAATAAGAGCAGCTGTGGAAGAGTACAAAATTGAAGGAGAGTTAAGAAAAGAAATCAGACTTAACATCAAACGTTTGCTTGACATCAAGAGTTACAGAGGATTAAGACATAGAAATGGATTACCTGTAAGAGGACAAAAAACTAAAACAAATGCAAGAACTAGAAAAGGGCCAGTTAGAATGGCAATTGCTAAGAAAAAATAATAGACTATTAAGTTAAAGGAGGAAACCATAAGTGGCAAAAAGACCAGCAACTTCAAAAAAGAAAAAATTAAAAAATATTCCTAATGGAATCGCATATATACATTCTACTTTTAACAATACTGTTGTTACTATAACAGATTCAGAAGGTAAAGTAGTAATTTGGAAATCAGGAGGAACTTCAGGGTTCAAAGGAACTAAAAAAGGAACTCCATTCGCAGCTCAAATAGCAGCTGAACAAGCAGCTCAAGTTGCAATTGAAAATGGAATGAAACAAATCGAAATCAAAATAAAAGGACCTGGATCTGGAAGAGAAGCTTCTATAAGATCAATACAGGCTACTGGATTAGAAGTAACAAGAATAGTTGATATAACTCCAGTACCTCATAATGGTGCAAGACCACCTAAAAAGAGAAGACCGTAATTTTATAAACTAAGGAGGAAAAAGATAAATGGCAAGAGATAGACAGCCTGTGTTAAAAAGATGTAGAAATCTTGGTTTAGATCCTATTGTTTTAGGGGTAAACAAAAAATCAAACAGAAATATTAGACCAAACGCAAATAGAAAATTAACTGAATATGGAACACAACAAAGAGAAAAACAAAAAGTAAAATTTGTTTATGGAGTAATGGAAAAACAATTTTATAAATTATATGAAGAAGCAACAAGAAAAGAAGGAGTAACAGGGGAACTTTTACTTCAATATCTTGAAAGAAGATTAGATAACGTAATTTACAGATTAGGATTTGGTGCTACAAGAAGACAAGCAAGACAAATCGTAAGTCATGGACATATTTTAATTAATGGAAAAAGAGTAAACATTGCATCATACAGAGTAAAACAAGGTGATGTAATTACAGTTAAGGAAGATTCTAAAGAATTAGCTTTAATTAAGGAATCTGTTGGGCAAAAAGCAATTCCAGGGTGGTTATCACTTGAAGAAAATACTTTAAAAGCTCAAGTGCTTGAAAATCCAGGAAGAGACGCTGTTGACTTTGAGGTTGACGAAGCGATGATTATCGAGTTCTACTCTAGATAATAATATTTTAATCAGAGGAGATGAATTAGCTTGTTAAATATTGAAAAAATAGCTAAAAATGTAAGATTAACTGAAGAAAAAGAAGATAATTATACAGCAAAATATACATTAGAGCCTTTATATAGAGGATATGGGAATACTATTGGAAATGCACTTAGAAGAATATTATTATCATCAATTCCAGGAACTGCAATAAAAGGAATTAAGATTGAAGGTGTATTAAATGAATTTTCTACAATTGAAGGTGTAAAAGAAGCAGTTACAGATATTATTTTAAATATAAAAGAAATAGTAGTTGAAGCTGATGAGCCTGGTGAAAAGAAAATGACACTTTCAGTAAAAGGACCAGCTGTAATTACAGCAGCAGATATTCATGTAGAACCTGGCTTAAAAGTTATAAATCCTGAACAGGTTATTATGACAGTAACAACTGATAGACAGATTGACATAGAATTCCTTGTTGATTCTGGAGAAGGATTTGTAGTTTCTGATGAAATTAATACTGATGGATGGCCAATAGGATATTTGGCAGTTGATGCGATTTATACACCTATCAAAAGAGTAAATTATAGTGTTGAAGACACTATGGTTGGACGTGTTACAAATTATGACAAGTTAATTTTAGAAGTTGCAACAGATGGAAGTATCGAAATTAAAGATGCCTTGTCTTATGCGGTAGAATTAT
It encodes:
- the proB gene encoding glutamate 5-kinase; the protein is MKNNKREEILENVQRIVVKVGTSTLTTEDGRLNIDKIKKIVMELSNLQNKGYDVILVTSGAVGAGMGLLNISEKPKTLAEKQMLSAVGQVSLMQIYQTLFKEHSKIIGQLLLTKEEFSNRKRYLNMRNVCNAFLKRKIIPIINENDAIVSNALKIKVGDNDTMSALVSGLIDADLLIILSDIDGLYNKNPRKYEDANLINMVGDISEDIKNMAGAEGSKFGTGGMITKIIAAEMVTKIGTSLVIASGDDPRNITRIVEKENIGTLFVKKNKKISLKKYWLAYGPNKEGVLTIDNGAKTALKNGKSLLSVGIKSVEGNFDKGAVIEIENLEGKVIATGISNYSAEEINLIKGLKSENIEEILGYKYDDAVIHIDNVVIKK
- the rpsM gene encoding 30S ribosomal protein S13 — its product is MARIAGVDIPRNKRVEISLTYIFGIGRSTSNKILGATGIDRDTKVKDLTEEQVAKIRAAVEEYKIEGELRKEIRLNIKRLLDIKSYRGLRHRNGLPVRGQKTKTNARTRKGPVRMAIAKKK
- the infA gene encoding translation initiation factor IF-1 — protein: MAKQDVLELEGEIIEALPNAMFQVRLENGHEVLGHISGKMRMNYIKILPGDKVTVEVSPYDLSRGRIVYRKK
- a CDS encoding tetratricopeptide repeat protein, with the translated sequence MNNRYLKILILLSFLVLSFGILAEDQEEIMRVTRQELKELKINDKSIEKTFEGIKMQGIDFSKSKKPFEEAVQLDNKNYLAMFYIGTYERAFNKDAKKAIEYYQKAINLNPKNPRPYNNLAIAYGYLGDTKKSDETIKQIMSLFPEYPEGYYQWALKLLDNKKYSESTEYMKKAIEKYNKIKKIDYWYITQDMKKSFIVDAQKIIINNYVKQEKLAEAIEFFEDSYINMKQDNSSVVNELMELLYYKNQELYKNKNSKLYKENFDKLKSIEFLGLLMEANDNLKGKNKVK
- a CDS encoding heavy-metal-associated domain-containing protein — its product is MIKKLVEIEGLHCENCAKKVEEALYGLPEVENVEVNLSDKNAKVTLNEEVDDLLIADVVNAAGHYKVKDVTEIS
- the rpsK gene encoding 30S ribosomal protein S11, whose protein sequence is MAKRPATSKKKKLKNIPNGIAYIHSTFNNTVVTITDSEGKVVIWKSGGTSGFKGTKKGTPFAAQIAAEQAAQVAIENGMKQIEIKIKGPGSGREASIRSIQATGLEVTRIVDITPVPHNGARPPKKRRP
- a CDS encoding glutamate-5-semialdehyde dehydrogenase encodes the protein MSYIEKLGKKAKIASRELLKTGTKIKNDVLLAIADELVNKKEEIKAANKIDLEKGVKKGISSALLDRMTLTDSRIEGMAQSLREMAMFPDPIGEVVTGWNHKNGMNISKKRVPLGVIGMIYESRPNVTVDAAGLAIKSSNAIILRGSEDALNSNKYLNSLLNRVADAHGLPKNTVQLVEKPERELVKDLIRADKHIDVIIPRGGKGLKRFIIENATIPMIETGAGICHIFVDETADIKQALPIIENAKVQRPSVCNAIETALIHENIAKEILPELTEMLLKDGVELRYTKEALEIAGNRADVKLATEEDFGAEYLDLIMSLKLVKNVDEAIEYINNHGTHHSDSILTKSIENAEKFLNEVDSANVYLNASTRFSDGGEFGFGGEIGISTQKLHARGPMGIRELTTTKYVIRGEGQIRE
- a CDS encoding DNA-directed RNA polymerase subunit alpha, whose product is MLNIEKIAKNVRLTEEKEDNYTAKYTLEPLYRGYGNTIGNALRRILLSSIPGTAIKGIKIEGVLNEFSTIEGVKEAVTDIILNIKEIVVEADEPGEKKMTLSVKGPAVITAADIHVEPGLKVINPEQVIMTVTTDRQIDIEFLVDSGEGFVVSDEINTDGWPIGYLAVDAIYTPIKRVNYSVEDTMVGRVTNYDKLILEVATDGSIEIKDALSYAVELLTWHLEPFTNIGNSMSKYRDSEEELTETEEENENNIEDMKIEELDFTVRSYNCLKKAGVNTISDLTSMTYNELLKIKNLGKKSLNEIIDKMKELGYDLGDNVGSEE
- the rpmJ gene encoding 50S ribosomal protein L36 — encoded protein: MKVKASVKPICDKCKIVKRHGKVRVICENPKHKQIQG
- a CDS encoding class I SAM-dependent methyltransferase: MNHYFSEKQEVKSDRKIIKYKIENKNFEFVTDNGVFSKTKVDFGTDVMLKVFLRENSDKKSQKFDILDIGCGYGVVSVVIKSFFENARIVSSDVNERALELTRENLLKNGAVKDENDNFEVRKSFAFDYISKKFDVILSNPPIRAGKQTIFQIYEQSFEHLNENGEFYCVIQTKHGAKSTQKKLEEVFGNCETLEINAGYRIFRSVKK
- the rpsD gene encoding 30S ribosomal protein S4; this translates as MARDRQPVLKRCRNLGLDPIVLGVNKKSNRNIRPNANRKLTEYGTQQREKQKVKFVYGVMEKQFYKLYEEATRKEGVTGELLLQYLERRLDNVIYRLGFGATRRQARQIVSHGHILINGKRVNIASYRVKQGDVITVKEDSKELALIKESVGQKAIPGWLSLEENTLKAQVLENPGRDAVDFEVDEAMIIEFYSR